The following is a genomic window from Malus sylvestris chromosome 12, drMalSylv7.2, whole genome shotgun sequence.
AATACTATACTTTTGTGTTtgataatgaggaattaaaaGATGTCCATGGTTTGAGGATGGGAGCCTAGTTGCAGTGGCACTAGAGCCAAGAAAACTCTCACCTCACCCAAGTTCAATTCGCCCCACCCCCAAATTTAACTAATGACAAAGAAGATGTCcatggtttggaactatttgcaATCTTTTAAGTCACGCAAAACGCCCATGATTTTAGGactggttcggtatgggatactgAACCGAAAAGGTAATCCCAAATCCCAAACTGACTATTTTTGGAACGAGAATCTGAAAACCGATCCCGAACATAAATTCTAGTATTCCCGAAATATTTCGGTATTGAGGTATGGTTCAAgatttcaattcaattcctaTTTGCTTTCTTGTAAATGAAGGCCACTGAAGTtcacaaaattgaaaacccccaaatccaaaaccctagaagtTAAATACCCAAATTGAAGCCATTCCTCCCAAAACTAAACAAAGCTACTTTCATTTCCTTTGCACAAaacagaatatatatatatatatatgtgtgtgtgtgtgtgtgtgtgtatatataatatgtatatgCTTAATATATAAAACCAAAAATTACTTACGAATTGTGTTTAATAGCATTATTATTCATCAGTATCATGCATCATATGTTGCTGCCAGCTACAACTATTGCATGCCAGCGACCGAACTTAAGGCTTGAAGGTCTGAGCCCTTCAAACAAAGTCAAACTCTTGGTCGAGATCAACGATGCTATTAGTTGAGCTGTTGCCATGCCTAAAAAAGAAGGGATGAGAAGTCGAGAGAGAGGTGAGTCACTTGTGTGATGTGGCCGAATTCGAAGAAGGCAaataaggaggagagagagcaaGAGAAATCGGCGAAGAGAGAGAGCAAGAGAAATCGGCGAAGAGTGAGAGATAAAGAGAGTAGGGTCAGGTGACTCGTGAGATCAAGTGAGAATGAGGGTTTTATTTGGATTCAATGATTGAGACTAAATCTCAACCAAATCTGATGACTGTTACAATTTcgagattaaataatatatatatattttttatttcgatTCGGTTTGGGATTACTGAATGAATGAAAATGTGACACCGATTCCCGCACCAAAATTTCAAGATCGGTTCGGGATTGGGTACATAAATTTTTAGGATTTtaggtttgggattttttcaatttggtttcgggatttttttggttcggttcggaaTTTTCAGTATTAATGAGACAAGAACGTTGAGAATTTCTTTTACGTGGTAAAACCCCACACACAATGGGGAAAATCCATGGGCACACCGCCCGTTAAAGAATTTACTAAGGAAAAACCAAGAAGTACAAAACTCATACAAGACACAACTTACCAGACACCGACTAGGAGATTGCATTGCTCTCTTATCTTCGTGCTTGTTTCTCTTCGTCTCCTCTTAGTCACACACCGGCCGCGGATGTTTGTCACTTTGGAGCCCCAAGTTTTCTCACACAACTTGATTTACGCCCAGCAAATGATATGATATGGTGGAGAAGAATGGGTTAGGCTATCTCAAGGGGTTAAATATAGCTCTGTTCACAATTATTGTCCTAGAAAATATTGTTTTTAAATGACATGTTATACTTATACCAGATCTAatcatttattagttttaagtttataatttaaattttattagttaattttttttttgttcaaaaaatgtATTAGTTAATTTAATTAAGCTACTTTTGGATGCTTTTAAATCTAGTAGTTAAATTTAAGTCAATTATTGCAACTAAAAAGCTATGACTCCAAAAAAAGGGGTTAACAGGGGAGGCTAGATTCGGCCAGCCTGATGCCTTTTGACCAAGTAATGACGTTATGAGCTCTATATAATTATTGCTCAACCTTCATTTGAAGATAAATTTTTGAGCAAATCAGtccatttttttacttttaaaccGTTTGACTCTCTCCCTTGGAGATAGCCTTAGAATGCTAACGCTTAAGATTAACATCCTACGACAAGTGTAGGCATGCAACCCAAGTGTCCAACACCTGGCTACACTTGGGACTTTTTTGTGCTCAGAAAGCCTACATCGCAGTAAATGCATTTCATAAAACCTAAACCTTAAACAccctaaaatttctaaaatttccTCCCCAACCCCCCACCAAAATGCTCGTCTCCGCAAAGTAATAACACCACATTTATAAGTCGCGTTGTTCATCACACCTCTCGCTAAGATAAAATCGACTTGCAAAATTAAATTTCATCTCCATATTATCCGGCATCCATGAACAGAGGACGGCCGCGACGTTGTTCGAAGAACCCTAGACAATTTTGTATTCAAGGAGATCCTTATCGTAGCCGTCGACATAATTTCTAGTGGAACCGTAGTTAGGAGCTTATGTACTTTTAATAACACATGTTAGTTAAGCTGTAGTAATCTTGCTTTCTTGGTGATGAACAAAACAAGTAAGCATtgacaagagagagagaaacaaactgagaaaatcaattcaaatctgaTTTGCATTTGGAAAGAGGCACTACAACTTCATTTGGGAGAAgactttttttccctttcctaaGAATCCATTCAATCAAGAAATATTTGCTTCCTCTCCTTTCCCGCCTTCTCGTCCACACGTCCTCTCTTGATATAGAAATTAGAACCTCTCCTTAAACTACCAATCACTCCGACCTCTCCTTTTCCTCACCGAGACTCTCCATATATACCGTCTTCATTTTCTGCCCTGGCATGGATGCTTTCTTATGACATCTCTCCTAACGCAACTAACTCTGGTTAGACCCTGGTCACCTCAATGGAAAGTTTCTACTTTCAACTACATCAGCAACTTAACAACACTAGCAAAGAAAGTTTCAAACTTCGACTCTATCAGCAACTTAACAACGGTAGCAAAGAAAGTTTCAACTTTCAATTACATCAGCAACTTAACAACACTACAAAAAACCACTGTTTGATTAGGTGCTTATGATGCAATAACAAAGCAGGCGCATACATATCTTAGCcttcttttcaaaatttaaaatatatacagGAACACTAGGCAGTTTCAATGGCAAAGCACACTTATATTGCTGGTGAACAGAAGCCATTTATCGTGATCAGACTGGCCAAAAGGAAGTAGACACAGAACCAAAGAGCACAACCGTCCACAGTAAAACATCTAAAAGTTCGTCATTTTAAgatcaatgataaaaaaatcCTTTCTGGATACACCATAAAAGAACACATGCCAGAGAAAAGGGACACAACACAAGCTGATTGAGGCTTCTGAATCAAGACCCATGAATCCCCTCCACAAAGATCGGTCATCACTGGTCTTAATTTGCATTCTTCTTTAAGTTTGTTGCTGCTAAACTAGTTTTCAGATTGATGTTAGTCTTAGGGGATCAACATAATTGCTAATTTCCCAATTATCTGTAACAAACAGTAAAGATTGACCGGATGATTATATCTCCAGTCTCCAGTAGTTTCGAACAATGCTAAGTATTCAAAGTTTTAAGTGCTTTAATTATAAAGTTTCCTAGTGTGAATCAAGGTTACATAGAACTTCCAACAGTTTCGCGCTTCTAATAGTGTGGAGTTACCATATTTCCCAAGGGGATAAGCCCAAGAACCTTTGAACTGGGTCACTATGGTGCAGAAACCATAACCAAAATCTTATTATAAATGAACTTATTAGGGTAcgaaatgaaaaaaaacttaatttggCACCATCGTCTATGATTGAAACATCTATTAACAACACTATTAAGAATGAAATGAGTCAGAACTGGTAAGGTGGTACAGATTGAAAATTGAATAGCATAACACACCAAATCTAAACAGAAGCTATCGGCAGAAATCAATACCATCATCGTAATTTGAAATCAGTATCAGCATTATATAACAAAATCATTATCCGCATTTTTCCATTAGAAATCCTATCAAACACATTCTACAAGGGACAGTATCTTAACGCATCAAACTTCTTATAAGAGGTAAAAAAACACAATAATACCATTGAAAGGAAAGCAGAAGTAGCAACAGACCTGACCCATCATCAACTCTATCAATAAATCCGATAACCGGAATGTAAAACATTGAGGGCGTAGCATCAGCAGCAGCACAGTCAAATATAGATGGGTAGCAAAAATTGAACAGTACCCGATTTAAAGCTCGAACTCCTCGTCCCTAAGAGCCATCTCTGCAGCCTCTTCTTCCTCGTCATCAAGAATAAAGTACTCATTCCTCTCCACCGGCCTGAACATATAGAACATCACCATGTAAAACGCAAGGCTCGCGGTCTCCTCAGCTGCATTGCTCACCCACTGGTACTTGTACGCGGCGATGGTCTTGAGCGCAAAAACAACGATTCGTGTGAAGTACAAGTACCCAATAACGACAACGTAAAATTGCCTGAAAAGGGTCAGCTTTGCCAAGTTCCTGGCAGCTTTTCCGTCGGTTTTCGAGGTTTCTCTCAGAGACCTGATGGACCAAACAATTGGGAAGATGATAGCACAGCAGCAAATGATATCAACCAACAAAAACACCTGGTTCCAGGTGACCCAGTCCTTGATAAAGGGCCCCGTTTCGCCGATCACAATCGACGCTACGTTGGCCAAGACCTGCAGAGGGATCACAATCATCAacaccttcttctccttctcctgcAAAAACGGCTTCAAGAACGACCACCCGGTCCCGATCAAAACGATCACGGTAAACAACAAAACGACACGGAGGAATTGGAAGATGTAGAACAACACATCCCAGCCATGCGCGGTGCCGGTGACCTTCACGTAGTGCTTGTCCTCCGCCGCACAAATCAGATTCAACGCCTTCATCAGAAGCAATGCGCCCATCATAAGATGGATCCGGTGCACGGATCTCTTGTTGGTGTAACAGAGGTAGACCCAGAAGCCGACAAACACCAAATACGCGAGAAAAAAGACCGAAAACAGCGAAGGCAGGTGGGTCAACCCGGCGGAGAGATAGTCGCGAGACCCATCCGGATCAAGATTGTACACCTCCGTCCGTACGAGCATTGAGACTGTGGTGTCCGGCGCGCAATTGGCGAAGAAAAGGCTGTATTCGTTGGGGGCGGAGACCGGGTAGGAGTGGTTGAAGGAGGCGAGCGGCGGCGGGGAGAGCTCCTTAAAATTGAAGAGGTGGGTAATGTAGCGGGAGTCCAAAACGCAGAGCTGAGGGTTCTGCTGGATCTCGACGAGGACCTGGAGGAGGGACTCCTCggagaggaggaagaagccGAGGCGGGAGGGCTCGATGTTGTTGAGCTTGGAGGTGACGGACACCTGCGAGACCCGGATGCTCACGTGACCGGTGTGGGTGAACCCGAACTTCTCGAAGAGGATCATGGGGCGGTTGTCGGAGGAGATCGTGAGGGTCTTAATCTCCGCGGCGATCGGGGAAACCAGGGCCACCACCAGGACGGCGATTACGAGAGGGACGAGGGGCAGTTTCGTCATTTTGCTCTCGGCGAGGGTCGGGGGTTTGACCTCTGGTGGGAAATGGGGGAGATCGGGGCGAAGGTTGGGATTTTGGGGACGAAGGAAGCGAATATGTGATGGCGTGGATATTAAGATTTCTTTCGGTTGACCATATTGCCCCTTTTATGGGCCGAAATGAAGCCCAGTTGGCCGTCAGGCCCATTTCTGGTTCTCTGTTACGCGGACTCGCGGAGAAAATGGGTAAACTATCATTTCTGGTTCTTTGCTTGTcccatgtattttttttcttcgaaaaATCCAATAGTTCTTTGTCCCGGTTATTTtgagtaaattacacaaaaccaTTTCAACCATGAATCGTATAATAATCTTAtactttatattttaaatattgcgATGTCATATAAAATTGTTGCAATGTCATGCCTCGGTCCacttttctgttaatttttctaTCAAATACTAACCTAGAAAGAGCGGAGCCCACCCATTTGTCAActagaataaaaaataataataaataataaattattgttatttatttaacaattaaatttaattaaaaaaatatttttgtggGCCTCATATTTATTTAAccattaaatttaattaaaaaaataattttgtggGCCCCTATCCCCAaagtctctctttctccctcaaaCTCTCCCTTCTCTCCCAACTCACG
Proteins encoded in this region:
- the LOC126592759 gene encoding protein CANDIDATE G-PROTEIN COUPLED RECEPTOR 7-like, whose translation is MTKLPLVPLVIAVLVVALVSPIAAEIKTLTISSDNRPMILFEKFGFTHTGHVSIRVSQVSVTSKLNNIEPSRLGFFLLSEESLLQVLVEIQQNPQLCVLDSRYITHLFNFKELSPPPLASFNHSYPVSAPNEYSLFFANCAPDTTVSMLVRTEVYNLDPDGSRDYLSAGLTHLPSLFSVFFLAYLVFVGFWVYLCYTNKRSVHRIHLMMGALLLMKALNLICAAEDKHYVKVTGTAHGWDVLFYIFQFLRVVLLFTVIVLIGTGWSFLKPFLQEKEKKVLMIVIPLQVLANVASIVIGETGPFIKDWVTWNQVFLLVDIICCCAIIFPIVWSIRSLRETSKTDGKAARNLAKLTLFRQFYVVVIGYLYFTRIVVFALKTIAAYKYQWVSNAAEETASLAFYMVMFYMFRPVERNEYFILDDEEEEAAEMALRDEEFEL